GGCCAGCTCCTTCCTGATCAGCTCGGACTTGTTCCTGGCGAAGGGAATCGAGGCGTCGGTGATGAGCACGACCCCCGCACGGCCGTTGGACGTCGAGATGATCCACCGCGCGCTGATTCTCGCCACGTCCTCGACGTAAGTGGTGACGTTGGTGAAGAGCTCGGGCCGCCGACTGGGGCCGGGAGCGGCGACCGCGTGCCAGCCGATGAGCGGGATGCCTGCCGCGTTGGCCCGCGCGACCTGTCGCGACGTCGCGTCGGGGTCGAACCCGCCGATGACGATGCCCGAGGGCTTGAGGGCCACGGCCTCGCTCATGGCCGCCTGGATACCGGTGGGAGTGCCTCCGCCGTCGATCACCCGGACGTCCCATCCGATGGCCTGCGCGGCTTGCCGCACCCCGTTCGCGGCGCCGGCGACTCCGGGATTGGTCATGGTCTGGGCGACGTAGACGATGGACTTGCCGGACACCGCCGTGGGGCCGCTGGTCGGCCCGTTCCAGGGGACGTCGGTTTCCTCCGCCCCGGTGACGGCCGCCTGGGCCCTGGCGTGGACGGCAGGGCAGCCGCTCGGGCCGTGGGTGGACTCCCCCGGGCCCCCCGACGAGCCGCGTTCGCAGCCGGCGAGGAGCGTTGCCGTTGCCAGCAGGGCGCAGGCGGCGAGCCGAGCGTTGACGACGCCGGGGGTCGCTTTGCGGCTGCCGTACACGGGAGCTCCTCACATGGGGACGAGCGGGAGGATGCGGCCGGGGGCACGGAGGTGGTGCCCCCGGCGTGGTCAAGGAGTGGTGCCCGCTGTGCCGCCGTCCTGCGTCGAAGACGACGGCGACCGAGGCGGCACGGTGGGCGAACCGCGGGCCGCGAAGGCGCCGGTGCGCATGCGGCGGCGGGCCGCGTAACCGGCCAGGCCGACGGCGAGGAGCAGGGTGCCGCCGTAGAACAGCGGGACCGTCCAGAAGTCGGCGCCCAACTGGCCGATGCCGGTGAGGCCGACGGCGAGGACGGCGACGGCGACCACGGTGCCGATGGCGTTGGGGCGGCCGGGTTTGATCGCGGTGGAGCCGAGGAGGGCACCGACGAAGGCGGGCAGCAGGTAGTCGAGGCCGACACTCGGATTGCCGATCTGCTGCTGGGCCGCGAGCAGCACACCGGCGAAGCCGACGATCAGCCCCGAAGTGGTGAACGCGTAGACGGTGTACCTGCGGGTCGGGATGCCGACGAGGTCGGCCGCGCGCGGGTTCGAGCCGACGACGTACAGGTACCGGCCGAGCGGCAGCCGCTCCAGCACCGTCCAGAGAACGACCGCGAGGGCGAGTACGTAGAAGGCGGGGACCGGAAGGCCGAGGAACGTGGAGTCGTAGAGGTCGGTGAAGGCGGCCGGGAGGCCTTGCGGGCCGGGGACGATCCGGCCGCCGTCGGTGATCCAGCCGGTCACGGCGTACATCATGCTGCCGGTCCCGAGGGTGGCGATGAAGGAGTCGATCCGGCCGAACACGACGATGACACCGTTGAGGACGCCCACGACCGCCCCTCCGACGATCACCGCGAGGCAGGCGAGCGGCCATGGCCACCCGTCGTGGACGACGAGCTGGAGCACCGTGACGTGAGTCAGGCCGAGGCCGTAGCCGATGGAGAGGTCGAACGCGCCGGTCACGATGGGGACCATGGCGGCGAGCGCGAGGACGGCCGGGATCGACTGGTTGGACAGGATCGAGTCGACGGTGTCCAGCGTGGGGAAGGTGCGCGGCAGGGCGAGGGAGAAGATCAGGACGAGCAGGGCGGTGAGGGCCAGGAGGCCGTAAGCGCCGATGAGGTGCCCGGGGCCGTGCGCTCGCCCCGGTCGGCGCGGTCGTGGCCGGGGCGAGGAGGGGGAGGGCGGGGCGCTCATGGGTTCGTCCCGGCCCCTGGAGAGGGCATGGCCGAAGCCGCCCGGGTGAGCCCGGCGACCGTGAGGGCCGCACCGCTCAGCTCGGCCGTCACGGACCCGCGGACGAAGACCAGGGTGCGCCGGCACACGCCCACCACCTCCTCGAAGTCGGTGGAGATGAGCAGGACCGCGAGGCCGTCGGCCAGCGCTTCGTCGAGCAGGCGGTGGAGCGCGGCCTTGGCGCCCACGTCCACGCTCGCGGTCGGCTCCTCGAGGATCAGCAGGCGCAGGCCCACCCGGAACCACCGGCCGATCATGACTTTCTGCTGGTTTCCGCCGGACAGGGTGGCGATGGGGGCCTCGCTGTCACGGGGGCGTACCGAGAACCGTTCGATCAGGGTGACGGCCTCGGCGCGTTCGCGCCGGGGGTTGATCCAGCGCAGCGCCGACAGGCCTCCCGCGCGGGGGTTGGCCAGGAGGTTCTCCCGTACGGTCAGCTCGGCGAGGCAGCTCTCCCGCAGTCTGTCGCCGGGCACGAAGCCGACCCCGACTCCGACGGCGTCGGCCACCGTGCGAGGCCGGTACGGCCGACCGTCGAGAAGGGCCCGCCCGTCGAGAAGGGGCCGGGAGCCTGCGAGGGCCCGGCCCAGATCCATGTGGCCGGCGCCCGAGAGGCCGACCAGGCCCAGGGCTTCCCCGGCCGTCAGTTCCAGGCTGACCGGTCCTGTGCCGGCGGTCCTCACGCCGTCGAGGGTCAGGACGGCCGACCCGTCGGCCGGAGCCTTGGCGGGGTGGTGGTCCGTCAGTTCCTCGCCGACGATGTCGTGCACCAGACGGGCGGGGCTGTGGCCCGCCAGCGAGCCGTGGCTGACGAGGTGGCCGTCACGCAGTACGGCGTAGGTGTCGGCGACTTCGTACACCTCGTCCAGCCGGTGGCTGACGTAGAGGATGGCGTGCCCCCGGTCGCGCAGGGTGTGCAGGACGCGGAACAGCCGGGCACAGTCCGCGGCGGGCAGGCGGGCGGTCGGCTCGTCGAGGACGATGAGCTTCGCGCGTGCCGCCAGGGCCCTGGCGATCGCGACCAGCGAACGCTCGGCCGGGGAGAGTCGGGCGGCCGGTGCGTCGGGGTCGAGATGTCCGGCGACGAGACGCAGGGCGTCCACGCAGCGCTCGCGGGTCCGCCGCCAGGAGATCAGTCCGGCGCGGCGCGGATATCCGGTGCTCAGGGCGATGTTCTCGGCGACCGTCATCCACTCCACGAGACCGAGGTCCTGGTGGATGAAGGACATGCTGTGGGAGGCGGCCCGACTCCCGAGCGGGTGGCCGTCCACCGTGATCTGCCCCGCGTCGGCGTGGTGGACGCCGGCGAGCACCTTGATGAGCGTGGACTTTCCGGCACCGTTGGGCCCGAGGAGGGCGAGGACGCTGCCGGCGTGGACGTCGAGGTCGACCCCGGCCAGCGCGAGGGTCCCGCCGAACCGCTTGCCGAGCCCGCGGATACGGACCAGGGGTTCCGCCTCGAAGGACGCAGCCGCTTTCGCGGACGTGTCGGGAGCGTCGTGCACGGACATCTCCGGGGGTCGGCCTGGCGATTTCTTCCCGACGATCACAGGGATACTATCCGACTGAATTGCATCATTTCAGACAATTCAGCTCGCCATGACTCCAACGGGTCAGCGGGCCGCTCCCGGAGCGCCGGGCCTCGTCCTCACGCCCCGTCGAGCCCGCATTCGGCCCAGATGACCTTGCCCTCCGGGAGGTAGCGCGTACCCCAGGTCTGTGACAGCTGCGCGACGAGGAACAGGCCACGCCCGCCCTCGTCGGTGCTGGCCGCCCGGCGCAGGTGCGGGGCGGTGTTGCTGGTGTCGGAGACCTCGCAGATCAGGGTGCGGTCGTGCAGCAGCCGCACCCCGATGGGCCCGGTGCCGTGGCGGATGGCGTTGGTGACCAGCTCGCTCAGTATCAGTTCCGCGGCGAACGCGGCCTCGTCGAGTCCCCAGTCGGCCAGTCGCCGGAGGGCGGACGCCCGCACCTCACCGACGAAGGCCGGGTCGGCGGGCAGCTCCCAGGTGGCGATCCGACCGGGGTCCAGGGCGTGGGTGCGGGCGACGAGCAGGGCGATGTCGTCGCACGGGTGGGCGGGCGCCACGGTGTCCAGGATCGCCTGGCAGGTCTCCTCGGGGGTGCGCTCCGCGTGGGTGAGGGTCCCGCGCAGCTCGTCCAGGACGACGTCGACGTCGCGGTGCCGGTCCTCGATGAGCCCGTCGGTGTAGAGGACCAGCTGGCTGCCCTCGGGAAGGTCGATCTCGACGGCGTCGAAGGGCAGCCCCCCGAGGCCGAGCGGGGGCCCGGCCGGCAGGTCGGGGTACGACACCTCGCCGTCGGGGCGGACCAGCGCGGGCGGAGGGTGGCCGGCCCGGGCCATCACACACCGCTGCGAGGTCGGGTCGTAGATGGCGTACAGGCAGGTCGCGCCGATGATGCCGACACCCTCGCCGTCGGGGTCCTCCCGGTCCAGGCGTCCCACGAGGTTGTCGAGGTGGGTGAGGACTTCGTCCGGGGGGAAGTCGA
The sequence above is a segment of the Streptomyces asoensis genome. Coding sequences within it:
- a CDS encoding substrate-binding domain-containing protein, translated to MYGSRKATPGVVNARLAACALLATATLLAGCERGSSGGPGESTHGPSGCPAVHARAQAAVTGAEETDVPWNGPTSGPTAVSGKSIVYVAQTMTNPGVAGAANGVRQAAQAIGWDVRVIDGGGTPTGIQAAMSEAVALKPSGIVIGGFDPDATSRQVARANAAGIPLIGWHAVAAPGPSRRPELFTNVTTYVEDVARISARWIISTSNGRAGVVLITDASIPFARNKSELIRKELATCPGVKVLAYENIPIPDASSRTPREIASLLSRFRSRWTHSVAINDLYFADAAPAFRAAGEKGSGPPFNIGAGDGDPSAFQRINSGQYQAATVPEPLSLQGWQIIDEFNRAFSGRPASGYAAPVHIATADNSDGATSWDPSGYREAYRRIWGR
- a CDS encoding sugar ABC transporter ATP-binding protein, translated to MHDAPDTSAKAAASFEAEPLVRIRGLGKRFGGTLALAGVDLDVHAGSVLALLGPNGAGKSTLIKVLAGVHHADAGQITVDGHPLGSRAASHSMSFIHQDLGLVEWMTVAENIALSTGYPRRAGLISWRRTRERCVDALRLVAGHLDPDAPAARLSPAERSLVAIARALAARAKLIVLDEPTARLPAADCARLFRVLHTLRDRGHAILYVSHRLDEVYEVADTYAVLRDGHLVSHGSLAGHSPARLVHDIVGEELTDHHPAKAPADGSAVLTLDGVRTAGTGPVSLELTAGEALGLVGLSGAGHMDLGRALAGSRPLLDGRALLDGRPYRPRTVADAVGVGVGFVPGDRLRESCLAELTVRENLLANPRAGGLSALRWINPRRERAEAVTLIERFSVRPRDSEAPIATLSGGNQQKVMIGRWFRVGLRLLILEEPTASVDVGAKAALHRLLDEALADGLAVLLISTDFEEVVGVCRRTLVFVRGSVTAELSGAALTVAGLTRAASAMPSPGAGTNP
- a CDS encoding ABC transporter permease, whose translation is MSAPPSPSSPRPRPRRPGRAHGPGHLIGAYGLLALTALLVLIFSLALPRTFPTLDTVDSILSNQSIPAVLALAAMVPIVTGAFDLSIGYGLGLTHVTVLQLVVHDGWPWPLACLAVIVGGAVVGVLNGVIVVFGRIDSFIATLGTGSMMYAVTGWITDGGRIVPGPQGLPAAFTDLYDSTFLGLPVPAFYVLALAVVLWTVLERLPLGRYLYVVGSNPRAADLVGIPTRRYTVYAFTTSGLIVGFAGVLLAAQQQIGNPSVGLDYLLPAFVGALLGSTAIKPGRPNAIGTVVAVAVLAVGLTGIGQLGADFWTVPLFYGGTLLLAVGLAGYAARRRMRTGAFAARGSPTVPPRSPSSSTQDGGTAGTTP